One Halobacterium sp. DL1 DNA window includes the following coding sequences:
- a CDS encoding electron transfer flavoprotein, with protein sequence MTNVDVAVVGGGPAGSAAAYAAAERGADVVVYEKGVPRADREGLGPDSTDAAGFLDYWLDIADLEFEDIPADVIEQELEDAEFIGPTERVSVDRTGIDADYDGFGFTFHRAKFDDWLRSRAEDAGAEYVVGTTVKSVDSDLAGGHSHTLRLGDGEAVTTEYLVLADGPQRQVTMRVLDPLLPDGKRASELLSPPTANHIAYQEYRRFPDELFDADSMKFWWGWMPGETAYPWVFPNRDNVVRVGLTMPMGMDVEEFDASEWRLLREDDEKIPSGGVYIRRLLEELYGDEYDVEADFPLVEGHGKSKSTETYPISSTRPIESPTAAGIAVVGGAMGTTSAFHEGGDHVAHRTGLLAGELAAEGRLADYNDAWHDAIGTEIRRNVAMADVVGEYGPADWDRTIRITRKMLESNESGKLISKSNARSAAGGLKLYAQYKRAKFRYRKKKYAQVRESDYQF encoded by the coding sequence ATGACCAACGTCGACGTGGCCGTCGTCGGCGGCGGACCGGCCGGGTCCGCTGCCGCCTACGCGGCCGCCGAGCGAGGTGCGGACGTCGTCGTCTACGAGAAGGGCGTGCCCCGGGCCGACCGGGAGGGACTCGGACCGGACTCGACGGACGCCGCGGGCTTCCTCGACTACTGGCTCGACATCGCGGACCTGGAGTTCGAGGACATCCCCGCGGACGTAATCGAACAGGAACTCGAGGACGCCGAGTTCATCGGCCCCACCGAACGGGTGTCGGTCGACCGCACAGGCATCGACGCCGACTACGACGGCTTCGGCTTCACCTTCCACCGCGCGAAGTTCGACGACTGGCTCCGCTCTCGAGCGGAGGACGCGGGCGCTGAGTACGTCGTGGGCACGACCGTGAAGTCGGTCGACTCGGACCTCGCGGGTGGCCACAGCCACACGCTCAGACTCGGCGACGGCGAGGCGGTGACGACGGAGTATCTGGTGCTCGCGGACGGCCCCCAGCGCCAGGTGACGATGCGCGTCCTCGACCCGCTGCTGCCCGACGGGAAACGGGCCAGCGAACTGCTCTCCCCGCCCACTGCGAACCACATCGCCTACCAGGAGTACCGGCGGTTCCCCGACGAACTGTTCGACGCGGACTCGATGAAGTTCTGGTGGGGGTGGATGCCCGGCGAGACGGCCTACCCCTGGGTGTTCCCGAACCGCGACAACGTGGTGCGCGTCGGCCTCACGATGCCGATGGGGATGGACGTCGAGGAGTTCGACGCCAGCGAGTGGCGACTGCTCCGCGAGGACGACGAGAAGATCCCCTCCGGCGGCGTCTACATCCGTCGCCTGCTGGAGGAACTGTACGGCGACGAGTACGACGTCGAGGCCGACTTCCCGCTGGTCGAGGGCCACGGGAAGTCCAAGAGCACGGAGACGTACCCCATCTCCTCGACGCGCCCCATCGAGTCACCAACGGCGGCCGGTATCGCCGTCGTCGGCGGGGCGATGGGCACCACCTCGGCGTTCCACGAGGGCGGCGACCACGTCGCCCACCGCACCGGCCTGCTCGCCGGTGAACTCGCCGCCGAGGGCCGACTCGCCGACTACAACGACGCGTGGCACGACGCCATCGGGACGGAGATTCGGCGCAACGTCGCGATGGCCGACGTTGTCGGCGAGTACGGGCCGGCCGACTGGGACCGGACCATCCGCATCACCCGCAAGATGCTGGAGTCCAACGAGAGCGGGAAGCTCATCTCGAAGTCGAACGCCCGCTCGGCGGCCGGCGGGCTCAAACTATATGCCCAGTACAAGCGCGCGAAGTTCCGCTACCGGAAGAAGAAGTACGCCCAGGTCCGGGAGTCGGACTACCAGTTCTGA
- a CDS encoding NADH-dependent flavin oxidoreductase — translation MPRLDDPVDVGGLGLPNRLYRAPLLECAGTDADTAETLVADLEPAAASGAGLLCQGATIVRGESGCAAPNMTRVHDDAFVATLSPVPEAIEAHGGRVFAQLAHGGLRSMEVWHAGYRDAHPDLDQLAVSRPPPSMRLADRIGFLDLSPHVLSTDEVYELAADFGRAAERLADAGYHGIHVAGANMGLVQQFLSPFYNRRDDEFVDGFRFLERLHDEVRARTDVPLIAKIPSESQAPRVIRRRLTDDDCVRLCERAAAIGFDAVVPVSGSVFWDMHVVRGEYPERAWRATQFQSGYAEAFGGPWRARLVSLANRLQARNATFEPAWNADLCRRVRERVDIPVMLEGGVRERDRMDRLLGDACDLVGMGRPFYAEPRLPARLLDGGAAVCENCNNCTVPQVTGAPGICRTPSVLAERGRLERENAYDRD, via the coding sequence ATGCCGCGTCTCGACGACCCAGTGGACGTGGGCGGCCTCGGCCTGCCCAATCGCCTCTACCGCGCGCCACTGCTGGAGTGCGCGGGCACGGACGCGGACACAGCGGAGACGCTCGTCGCGGACCTCGAACCCGCGGCCGCGTCGGGCGCCGGCCTCCTCTGCCAGGGGGCGACCATCGTGCGCGGCGAGAGTGGGTGTGCCGCGCCGAACATGACCCGCGTCCACGACGACGCGTTCGTCGCCACTCTCTCGCCAGTCCCCGAGGCTATCGAGGCCCACGGCGGCCGCGTGTTCGCGCAACTTGCCCACGGCGGCCTGCGCTCGATGGAGGTGTGGCACGCGGGCTACCGCGACGCCCACCCTGACCTCGACCAGTTGGCCGTCTCCCGGCCGCCGCCTTCGATGCGACTCGCCGACCGCATCGGCTTCCTCGACCTCTCCCCGCACGTGCTCTCGACCGACGAGGTGTACGAACTCGCGGCCGACTTCGGACGCGCGGCCGAGCGACTCGCGGACGCCGGCTACCACGGCATCCACGTCGCCGGCGCGAACATGGGCCTCGTCCAGCAGTTCCTCTCCCCGTTCTACAACCGCCGCGACGACGAGTTCGTCGACGGTTTCCGGTTCCTCGAACGCCTCCACGACGAGGTACGGGCCCGCACGGACGTCCCCCTAATCGCCAAGATTCCCTCGGAGTCGCAGGCGCCGCGGGTGATCCGTCGACGCCTCACCGACGACGACTGCGTCCGACTCTGCGAGCGCGCCGCGGCCATCGGCTTCGACGCCGTCGTCCCCGTCTCCGGGAGCGTGTTCTGGGACATGCACGTCGTGCGCGGCGAGTACCCCGAGCGCGCGTGGCGGGCGACCCAGTTCCAGTCGGGGTACGCCGAGGCGTTCGGCGGTCCGTGGCGCGCCCGCCTCGTCTCGCTTGCCAACCGCCTCCAGGCCCGAAACGCCACGTTCGAACCCGCGTGGAACGCCGACCTCTGCCGGCGCGTCCGGGAGCGCGTAGATATTCCTGTGATGCTGGAGGGCGGCGTCCGCGAGCGCGACCGAATGGACCGCTTGCTCGGCGACGCCTGCGACCTCGTTGGGATGGGGCGGCCGTTCTACGCCGAACCCCGACTCCCGGCGCGCCTGCTCGACGGCGGCGCTGCGGTCTGCGAGAACTGCAACAACTGCACGGTCCCCCAGGTCACTGGCGCCCCGGGCATCTGTCGCACGCCGTCGGTGCTCGCCGAACGC